The proteins below are encoded in one region of Segatella copri:
- a CDS encoding S9 family peptidase has translation MNKRLMFSAALVMALLSANAQKRAFTIEDLYRVKGVSSVSLSPDGKTVCYTASSSDLKNQKSGSDIYIMNADGSHAKALTEDGKSSSAVWSKDGKSIFFTNYEKGTAQIFRMDLTTCETEQVTDYELGIGSPVISPDERYIAFTAEVYPDLGADAKANKARMEKKEQGPVQAHIADKLLYRHWTSYNDGRCNHLILFDTQTKTYKDLTPGNYSLIFVVGGGITYQFSPDSKEICFVSNHDEHQEASTNADLWTVSVNGGEPVCITKENKAWDGTPAYSPDGKYIAYRLQQVPGYESDRFRLAIYDRAAKKSTVLTEKFDNWVDDYKWAPDSKSIFFLGQVQGTQPLYKLGIARKTISPVLTGKAISEFDFDNKGMVYYTYSTTGKPSALYRQQMKKWNGTPVASGKEQQITFLNQKLENEVDIRPSESIWVDGAGGDKVQVFIVKPHNFDASKKYPLIINVHGGPQMQWMNSFRGDWQVYPAAGYVVAYPNPHGSTGYGQAFTRAISGDWGGKVFEDVMKVTDKLATLEYVDSTRMGAMGWSYGGYMMNWLQGHTKRFKCLASMMGVYDLRSMWGSTEEVWFPNFELEGQPYNSDLYEKWSPSSYIKNFSTPTLVMTGELDYRVPYTQSLQYFTALQTLNIPSRLIVLKYDGHWPSNLKSMPLYYNAHLDWFHRYLGGAPAPWDTEKMVNNEIEY, from the coding sequence ATGAACAAGAGATTGATGTTTTCGGCAGCACTCGTGATGGCGCTGCTTTCGGCAAACGCTCAGAAAAGGGCGTTTACCATCGAGGATTTGTACAGGGTGAAGGGCGTATCTTCGGTGAGCCTTTCGCCTGATGGTAAGACGGTTTGCTATACCGCCAGTTCTTCTGACCTGAAGAACCAGAAGTCTGGCTCCGATATCTACATCATGAATGCGGATGGCTCTCACGCCAAGGCTCTTACCGAGGATGGAAAGAGCAGTTCTGCCGTATGGAGCAAGGATGGGAAGAGTATCTTCTTTACTAATTATGAGAAAGGGACGGCTCAGATCTTTCGCATGGATCTGACTACCTGTGAGACGGAACAGGTAACTGATTATGAGTTGGGTATCGGTAGTCCTGTCATCTCTCCGGATGAGCGATACATTGCCTTTACCGCAGAAGTATATCCCGACCTGGGAGCTGATGCCAAGGCTAACAAGGCCCGGATGGAGAAAAAGGAGCAGGGACCTGTACAGGCGCATATCGCCGACAAGTTGCTCTACCGTCATTGGACGAGCTATAATGATGGCAGATGCAATCACCTTATCCTTTTCGATACACAGACGAAGACTTACAAGGATCTGACTCCGGGCAATTATTCGCTGATATTCGTGGTTGGAGGTGGAATCACCTATCAATTCTCTCCTGACAGCAAGGAGATCTGTTTCGTATCCAATCATGATGAGCATCAGGAGGCTAGCACCAATGCCGACCTGTGGACGGTATCTGTGAATGGGGGAGAACCGGTCTGCATCACGAAGGAGAACAAGGCTTGGGATGGTACTCCAGCCTATTCGCCTGACGGCAAGTATATCGCTTACCGCTTGCAGCAAGTGCCTGGTTATGAGTCTGATCGCTTCCGTCTTGCTATCTACGACCGGGCTGCAAAGAAGTCTACCGTTCTGACAGAGAAGTTTGATAACTGGGTAGATGATTACAAATGGGCTCCCGACAGCAAGAGTATCTTCTTCCTCGGTCAGGTACAGGGCACTCAGCCGCTCTACAAGCTCGGTATAGCCAGAAAAACCATCTCGCCGGTATTGACGGGCAAGGCCATCTCGGAGTTTGATTTCGACAATAAGGGTATGGTATATTATACCTATAGCACGACAGGTAAGCCATCGGCTCTCTATCGCCAGCAGATGAAAAAGTGGAATGGAACTCCTGTAGCAAGCGGCAAGGAACAGCAGATTACCTTCCTTAACCAGAAGTTGGAGAATGAGGTGGATATCCGTCCATCTGAGAGTATCTGGGTAGATGGCGCTGGTGGCGACAAGGTACAGGTATTCATCGTGAAGCCACACAACTTTGATGCCAGCAAGAAATATCCGCTTATCATCAATGTGCATGGCGGACCACAGATGCAATGGATGAATTCCTTCCGTGGTGACTGGCAGGTTTATCCTGCAGCCGGTTATGTGGTGGCTTATCCTAATCCTCATGGCTCTACGGGATATGGTCAGGCCTTTACCCGTGCCATTTCCGGTGATTGGGGCGGAAAGGTATTTGAGGATGTGATGAAGGTTACCGATAAATTGGCAACCCTGGAATATGTTGACTCCACGAGGATGGGAGCGATGGGATGGTCGTATGGCGGTTACATGATGAACTGGCTGCAGGGACATACCAAGCGATTCAAGTGTCTGGCTTCCATGATGGGCGTATATGACTTGCGCTCTATGTGGGGCAGTACTGAGGAAGTATGGTTTCCTAACTTTGAGTTAGAGGGACAGCCTTATAATTCCGATCTCTACGAGAAGTGGTCACCATCCTCATACATCAAGAACTTCTCAACACCAACCCTCGTGATGACGGGCGAGCTAGACTATCGTGTACCGTATACCCAGAGTTTGCAGTATTTCACAGCTTTGCAGACCCTGAACATTCCTTCTCGACTGATAGTCTTGAAGTATGATGGTCACTGGCCAAGCAACCTGAAGTCGATGCCGCTCTATTACAATGCGCACCTCGACTGGTTCCATCGTTATCTCGGCGGTGCTCCTGCACCTTGGGATACAGAGAAGATGGTGAATAATGAGATAGAGTACTGA
- a CDS encoding Abi family protein, translating to MEEDKTTHQFKPNSRFKDAVALYNFDIELRDLMFKAVQRLEIALRTKIIQEFSLAHGPFWFFDTSLADDEHKFIENMNSIDRELQRCKEDFIKEHRRNYDKPIFPPAWKTLELASFGTLSKLYYNFGDKKLKKRVARQFNLPQHEVLESWMRSVTVLRNCCAHHSRLWNRYLSNAPQMNASLRGAWVNIEGVDANKVYAIACCIAYWLDSMGYGLDFKNELKSLLVSYPQVDPAAMGFPENWISEPLWR from the coding sequence ATGGAGGAAGACAAGACTACGCATCAATTTAAGCCTAATAGTAGATTTAAAGATGCCGTAGCTCTCTATAACTTTGATATAGAGTTGAGAGATTTGATGTTCAAGGCTGTTCAACGATTAGAGATTGCTTTGCGCACAAAGATTATACAAGAGTTCTCTTTGGCACATGGACCATTTTGGTTCTTTGATACAAGCCTTGCTGACGATGAGCACAAGTTTATTGAGAATATGAACTCCATAGACCGAGAGCTTCAGCGTTGTAAAGAGGACTTTATCAAGGAACATAGGCGCAACTATGACAAGCCGATATTCCCTCCTGCATGGAAAACGCTTGAACTGGCATCTTTCGGTACGCTTTCAAAACTCTATTACAATTTCGGTGACAAGAAGTTGAAGAAGCGTGTAGCTCGTCAGTTCAATCTTCCACAGCATGAGGTGTTGGAAAGTTGGATGCGTAGTGTAACTGTCCTAAGAAACTGTTGCGCTCATCACTCACGACTTTGGAATCGTTATCTCTCCAATGCTCCACAAATGAATGCCTCTTTGCGTGGTGCATGGGTGAATATAGAAGGTGTTGATGCGAACAAAGTATATGCTATAGCCTGTTGTATTGCATATTGGCTTGATTCTATGGGATATGGATTGGACTTCAAGAATGAGCTCAAATCCTTACTCGTTTCTTATCCACAGGTAGATCCTGCAGCAATGGGATTCCCTGAAAATTGGATTTCCGAGCCCCTATGGAGATAA
- a CDS encoding ATP-binding protein has translation MASKRYPLGIQTFSEIVKGNYFYADKTAIVYQLAHYAKFHFLSRPRRFGKSLFVSTLQAYFEGKKELFKGLAIEQMEKEWTAYPVIHLDLSCGKYYSLENTYSILNGILEIEEKKYGLKVKPIDEKSFGGRLKNILLAAAAQTGKQAVVLIDEYDAPMHDSVSDEDLQKTIRNIMRDFFSPLKQQEGNIRFVFITGISKFSQLSIFSELNNLKILTLKDEYSSCCGITKSELTQYFREGIEEMAEYNGLTYEETLLQLKQHYDGYHFSINSEDIFNPYSIINALDDKEFNSYWFTSGTPTFLVELLQQKNLDMLNLDDLWVNDDRFDTPTEKLTDPIPVLFQSGYLTIKGYERRGKLYHLCFPNQEVRQGFSKSLVRYYTAQDMNRYDAIVYAYSKNVLINDDMGAFMPHLKAFYDKFPYTIINNNERHYQAVIFTIFTMLGEDVKVEHTTSDGRIDLVLKTDKSIFIFELKYKKSADIAMAQISDKDYAKAFADDGRKVVKVGINFSENQRSIEDWVIE, from the coding sequence ATGGCTTCAAAGAGATATCCTTTGGGAATACAAACGTTCTCCGAAATCGTGAAGGGGAATTACTTCTATGCTGACAAGACGGCTATCGTCTATCAGTTGGCTCATTATGCCAAGTTTCATTTTCTGAGTCGCCCACGCCGATTCGGAAAATCCTTGTTTGTATCTACCCTCCAGGCTTACTTCGAGGGTAAGAAAGAACTGTTCAAGGGCCTTGCCATCGAACAGATGGAGAAGGAATGGACGGCATATCCTGTCATCCACTTGGATCTGAGCTGCGGTAAATATTATAGTTTGGAGAATACATATTCAATTCTTAACGGAATACTAGAAATAGAAGAGAAAAAATATGGTTTAAAGGTTAAGCCGATAGATGAGAAGTCTTTTGGAGGCCGTCTCAAGAACATCTTGCTGGCAGCTGCTGCTCAAACAGGTAAACAAGCAGTCGTTCTCATCGATGAATATGATGCTCCAATGCATGATTCTGTAAGTGACGAAGACTTGCAAAAGACCATCCGCAACATCATGCGAGATTTCTTCAGCCCCTTGAAGCAGCAAGAGGGAAACATCCGCTTTGTATTCATCACAGGCATTTCCAAGTTTAGTCAGCTCAGCATCTTTAGCGAGTTGAACAATCTCAAGATTCTCACGTTGAAGGATGAATACAGTAGCTGTTGTGGTATTACCAAGAGTGAATTGACTCAGTATTTCCGTGAGGGAATCGAGGAGATGGCTGAGTATAATGGACTCACTTATGAGGAGACCTTGCTGCAACTCAAGCAGCATTATGATGGCTACCACTTCAGTATCAATAGCGAGGATATCTTCAATCCTTACAGCATTATCAATGCTTTGGACGATAAGGAGTTTAATAGCTATTGGTTTACATCCGGTACGCCTACGTTCCTGGTAGAGTTGTTGCAGCAGAAGAATTTGGATATGCTCAATCTGGACGATTTATGGGTTAATGATGATCGTTTTGATACCCCTACTGAAAAACTTACAGACCCGATTCCAGTTCTTTTCCAAAGTGGTTATCTTACCATTAAAGGATATGAGCGAAGAGGAAAATTGTATCATCTCTGTTTCCCAAATCAGGAAGTAAGACAAGGCTTCTCGAAAAGTCTCGTCAGGTATTATACTGCGCAAGACATGAACAGATATGATGCCATTGTGTATGCTTATTCCAAGAATGTGCTCATCAATGACGACATGGGAGCCTTTATGCCTCACTTGAAGGCATTCTATGATAAGTTCCCATATACGATTATCAACAATAATGAGCGTCACTATCAAGCCGTGATATTCACCATCTTCACCATGCTTGGCGAAGATGTGAAGGTGGAGCATACCACTTCTGATGGAAGAATAGACCTTGTGCTCAAGACGGATAAGAGTATCTTTATCTTTGAGTTGAAATATAAGAAGTCTGCCGACATCGCCATGGCGCAAATCAGCGATAAGGACTATGCCAAGGCTTTTGCCGATGATGGGCGAAAGGTTGTGAAAGTGGGTATTAACTTCTCGGAAAACCAGCGAAGTATAGAGGATTGGGTGATAGAATAA
- a CDS encoding RagB/SusD family nutrient uptake outer membrane protein, which yields MKVILKKAVVVVTIGMMAMLQSCSSNDDLDGYTPTNFNVGGKVEKGPFVRGTAIQMQPLDADLDETGESFTSTITDNEGTFTFGSKLLKSPYVKLSASGYYFNEVTGELSKGTLVLNAVANLQNAADVNLNILSHLKYQRVMNLVAKDGKSFKEANNQAQEEVLKTFGLEKYAKTDVNHFSITSGTDEAAALIAVSSLILYNRSEAQITEYLSQLSEEFAEDGNFSETTKLQIRKDMFSLESKLPQIAENIKKRYQEMGKEVAVKNLIYYFDWDGDGTAGNEIAPENHPVSLETNNINVPMEGGSYEVKVNTTVPVYLERPSIPGDDIYDNSTSVSGMEIYETGSGSVPSINYTKELKNNILKVVVKAASFRKKQAVSIPLYDGMGNVVARLNLTQQANPNAEIIVPRLGRDGIACVSEFMKSLANAVTLEAQMNYRYTKIINDPSFVAPIRSSEPNIHNCYINSYQALNMIARLYRADAMYRAVYSPYLNVYRDMCYYQMLIWWGGVVVVPNAGFEGYADTYVPRTSESSILQMLEEELVEAIRNLDEKKCVAFATNANDAVFVSKDVARILLAKVYMYQQKWAAASNLLQQVVDKNIYSMEKVPTKYTSENKDLILALKVGNESRDSRVNVDGSPEKVVPIMTTTDVKLLYAECEIHLGNNAKASKYISEVGNINGISGTNVSVEGIKQLRKSLKLQDYFAFLKRNGLAIKELGLEKYQLLLPIPQNELMVNPNLTQNPGY from the coding sequence ATGAAAGTAATTTTAAAGAAAGCCGTTGTGGTTGTTACCATAGGAATGATGGCAATGCTACAGTCTTGTTCTAGTAATGACGACCTGGATGGTTACACTCCTACTAATTTTAATGTAGGTGGTAAGGTAGAAAAAGGTCCTTTTGTTAGAGGTACAGCCATTCAAATGCAGCCTTTGGATGCTGACCTAGATGAAACAGGTGAGTCTTTTACTTCTACGATTACAGATAATGAGGGTACTTTTACTTTTGGATCTAAATTGTTAAAGTCACCCTATGTAAAACTGTCTGCTTCTGGATATTATTTTAATGAAGTAACTGGCGAACTTTCTAAAGGAACCTTGGTTTTAAATGCTGTTGCTAATCTTCAAAATGCAGCTGATGTGAATTTGAATATTCTTTCACATCTTAAGTATCAGAGAGTTATGAATTTGGTAGCTAAGGATGGTAAGTCATTTAAGGAAGCCAACAATCAGGCACAAGAAGAAGTCCTCAAGACTTTTGGTCTCGAAAAGTATGCCAAGACTGATGTTAATCATTTCTCGATTACTTCTGGTACTGATGAAGCTGCTGCTCTTATTGCCGTGTCATCTTTAATTCTGTATAATCGTTCTGAAGCACAAATTACTGAATATTTATCTCAACTTTCAGAAGAGTTTGCTGAGGATGGTAATTTCTCAGAAACTACCAAACTACAAATTCGTAAAGATATGTTCTCTTTGGAAAGCAAATTGCCTCAAATAGCAGAGAATATCAAGAAACGCTATCAAGAGATGGGTAAAGAGGTTGCCGTTAAGAATCTTATCTATTATTTCGATTGGGATGGAGATGGAACCGCAGGAAATGAAATTGCGCCTGAAAATCATCCTGTCAGTTTGGAAACAAATAATATCAATGTACCTATGGAAGGTGGAAGCTATGAGGTAAAGGTAAATACAACTGTACCTGTTTACTTAGAGCGACCAAGTATTCCTGGTGATGATATATACGATAATTCGACTTCTGTTTCGGGAATGGAAATTTATGAAACCGGAAGTGGAAGTGTACCTAGTATCAACTATACTAAAGAATTGAAAAATAATATCTTAAAGGTGGTTGTAAAGGCTGCCTCTTTTAGAAAGAAACAAGCAGTTTCAATTCCTTTATATGATGGTATGGGTAATGTAGTGGCTCGCTTGAACTTAACTCAGCAAGCTAATCCTAATGCAGAAATCATAGTACCTCGACTCGGAAGGGATGGCATCGCTTGTGTTTCTGAATTTATGAAGAGTTTGGCAAATGCTGTAACCCTTGAGGCTCAGATGAATTATCGTTATACAAAGATAATAAATGATCCTAGTTTTGTTGCTCCTATTCGTAGCAGTGAACCGAATATCCATAATTGTTATATAAACTCATACCAAGCGCTGAATATGATTGCAAGGTTGTATAGAGCAGATGCCATGTATAGGGCAGTATATTCTCCTTATCTGAATGTTTATCGAGATATGTGCTACTATCAAATGTTGATTTGGTGGGGTGGTGTAGTTGTGGTGCCTAATGCAGGTTTTGAAGGTTATGCAGATACTTATGTTCCAAGAACATCCGAATCTAGTATTCTACAAATGCTGGAAGAAGAACTGGTAGAAGCAATAAGAAATTTGGATGAAAAGAAATGTGTAGCTTTTGCAACCAACGCCAATGATGCTGTGTTTGTATCGAAGGATGTGGCTCGTATTCTTTTGGCGAAAGTATATATGTATCAGCAAAAATGGGCTGCAGCTAGTAATCTTCTCCAACAAGTTGTTGACAAAAATATATACTCTATGGAAAAAGTTCCAACAAAATATACATCTGAAAACAAAGATTTAATATTGGCTTTGAAGGTTGGCAATGAGTCAAGAGACTCTAGGGTAAATGTAGACGGAAGTCCTGAAAAGGTAGTACCTATTATGACTACTACGGATGTCAAGCTTTTATATGCTGAATGCGAAATTCACTTGGGTAACAATGCAAAGGCTTCAAAATATATTTCAGAAGTGGGTAATATAAATGGTATTTCCGGAACAAATGTTTCAGTTGAGGGAATTAAGCAACTGAGGAAGTCTCTTAAATTGCAAGACTATTTTGCTTTCTTGAAAAGGAATGGTTTGGCGATAAAAGAACTCGGATTAGAAAAATATCAGTTGCTTTTACCTATTCCTCAAAATGAACTAATGGTGAATCCAAATTTGACTCAAAACCCAGGGTATTGA
- a CDS encoding heavy metal-binding domain-containing protein → MILSTTPTIEGHPIREYRGVVTGETIIGTNFVKDFFASVRDVIGGRSGSYESTLREAKDTALREMADRAASLGCNAIVGIDLDYETVGNSGSMLMVTCSGTAVII, encoded by the coding sequence ATGATTTTAAGTACCACTCCAACCATAGAAGGCCACCCTATCCGTGAATACCGTGGCGTAGTAACCGGCGAAACCATCATCGGTACCAACTTTGTAAAGGATTTCTTTGCCAGTGTCCGTGATGTAATCGGCGGCAGAAGCGGTTCTTACGAAAGCACCCTCCGCGAGGCTAAGGATACAGCCCTCAGAGAGATGGCCGACCGTGCCGCATCCCTGGGCTGCAACGCCATCGTGGGCATCGACCTGGATTACGAAACCGTGGGCAACAGCGGTTCCATGCTGATGGTTACATGCAGCGGAACGGCGGTGATTATCTAA